The Clostridium botulinum BKT015925 genome includes the window ATAGGTTACAAATATAAATTACTCCAACTATTCCAATACCGATTAAAACAATATTTCCAGGTTTAATAAGAGCAAGTAAAAGGCCAATTAAAGCACCTATAAAAGTTCCTATCATTCTATTTTTACCAACAATAAAGGAATCTGATACCCATGTCTGCATACAAATTACTGCAGCTATGCATGCATAAAAGGGAGAGTCTATATGAAGTATTCGTATAATTATTACACATAATACAACAGCGATAGATGTTTTAAGATTTCTCATGCCTATTTTTTTCATAAAAATAACTCCTTACATTTAATCTCCTACTCCAAAGTCTGTATTTTCATATAAAACTTCAATTTTTTCTACAGTATCTAAAAATTTATATTCTTCTTTAAACCAACTAATTAATTCAGTATCCCTTTTGACATCAGTTGAGTTTTCAGTAAAGATATTAACTGTACCGTAAGAAAAGTGATTTAAAAGTATATCTATATCTTTTTTTATCATATCTTTTGTTTGACCTTTTATACCTACCATTATGCATACAGAGTCAAAATATTTTTGAACATCTTTATAATCATCGAAAACGGCATTTTTGTTTAAAATTTTATTTCTAAAATTATTATCAAAAGTTTCGATTCCTATTTTAAATATAATAGATGTGTTATCAAAAAACTTTCTCATATCTTTTAATTTATGTCTATAGATCCAATGGCTTTCAAAAAAAAGTTTTTTTATATCTTTAGATATAGTTGTTTCCTTTATTTTATTTAATGTTTCGCTAGGTAAATCAAAACAACTAGCAGAATTAATTACTTCCAAAGTTTTATATATACCTGTAACGTTCTTTAATATATCAGAATTAAGTGCATTCATGTCCGATTCATTTAAAGAATTATCATCTATATAGTCGCAGAAACTACATTTTCCCCAAAAGCAAGGACGAGATTTTAAAAGAACAATTTCTCTTTGATTTTTATTTTTTATAATATTATATCTTTCCATGTTATCACCAGTTTCAATATTTTTAGAATTAAATTTTAAATGAAAATACTTTATTATCATAAGGAGTAATATTAAAAAGTAATTATAACATATAGTTAATTCAAATTAAAGCTATTATATAACAGTGAAAAAAATCAAAAAAAATCGAATTTTGATTGTTAAAATATTGACGGTGTGACTTTGACGTGTTATAGTATAGAAAGAAAAAATAATGATAATTATTAAAACAGATAAAAAAGTATAATATTAATATATATCCATAAATCCTATAAAAAAGTTCTTTGTATGTAGATACAGAGAACTTTTTTATTATAATATATAAAAAACTAATGAATTTTTAATAATTTACTGTGTACCATATTTTACATTTACAATATTTGTGAGATAATAATAACAACTGTAAGTTAAAAGAGGGTGTAAATAATTATGAATAAAGAATTATTGAAATGTATATTAAAAGAAACTCCAGATACAGAAGTTGATTATATACTAAAGATTATTAATAATTTTGTTAGTTATAATGAAATAATAAATTTTAATGATATAGTAACTAAAAATCAAAATATGAAAAAAATAATTCAATATGCTAAAAAAGCTTCAAATACAGATTGTAATATTTTATTACAAGGTAATAGTGGAACTGGAAAAGAGATTTTTGCTAAAGCAATACATAACTATAGTACAAGGGCACAGGGACCATTTATTGTAGTGAATTGTAAAAACATACCTAGCGAATTTGTAAGAGAACAGCTTGGAGGCTATGAAGAGCAAACGTTTACCGATGATGAAATATGTAAGTATCCTGGAATGTTTCAACTTGCAGATAAAGGAACAATATTTTTAAATGATATACAATACTTATCATTAGGAGCTCAACAAGAGTTGTTGAAAATTTTAGAAGAAAATGAAATTAAAATATCTCAAAATAATAAAAGTAGTGCGAATATAAGAATTATATGTTCAAGTGATAATGGTCTTATTGAAAAAGTAAATAATAAGGATTTTAGAGCAGATTTATATTATAAATTAAATGTTATAAATATTAAGCTTATAGATTTAAATGAAAGAATAGAAGATATTCCACTTTTAGCTAAATATTTTTTAGAAAAATTAAATAACAAGAATTTAAATGGTTATAAAGTTATAGATGATGAAGCATTAGAAGAATTTAAAAATTATAAATTTCTTGATAATGTGAGGGAATTAAAAAATTTAATTGAAAAATTATATTATCTTTGTGATGAAAATAACATAACAAAGAAATTTTTCTTTGAAATTATTGGTTACAAACCCATTGAACATGAAAATGATGAAAAAGATTGTAAAAACAATGTTGAATTAAAGGATATTATTCCTATGAAGATTTTAGAAAAACAAAACATAGAAGATGCTTTGAATTATTGTAAGGGAAATGTAGAAAAAGCTTCGAAAATTTTGGGGTTGAGTAGAGCAACTATATATAGAAAAATAAATAAATATGGAATAAATTTATACAGGGATAGATAATTTTTAAAGATAATTTTTTAATAGCTGTAATATAACAGTATATGTTTATAAGAATAAAATTAAGGATGTTAAATAGAGTGTTTAACATCCTTAATTTTTTATTTACAGTATTTATTTATAAGCCTATTTGCAGTGGTTTGAGAAACTTGTAATGCTTTTGCTAGTTTATATGAACTATTATAAATTGAGTAAGCTTCCTGTATAATTTTTTGTTGTGAAATTTCAAGTTTCTTTTTATAAGAAAATTTGTTACATGTTTTTTCTTGCGTAATACGAGTAATCTTACAGTTTTCTAATATAGTTGGTGGTAGGTCTTCTAAAGTTATATTAGAGTTTATTGAGTTTATAATTAAAAATTCAATCATATGTTCTAATTCTCTAATATTTCCTGGCCATGAATAATCTAATAATATGTTCATAGCTTCTTTGGATATTTTTATATTACACTGATGTTTATTGTTAAAATAATGAAGATAATAATTAATTAATGTATATACATCATCAGTTCGTTGATTTAATGGAGGAATACTTATAGTGGCAACAGCTAGTCTGTAATAAAGATCTTCTCTAAATTTATTTTCAGATATTAATTTTGATATATTTTGATTTGTAGCTGCTATTATTCGTGTATCAACATATTTAGGTTTAATTCCACCTAGAGGTAGATAAGTTTTTTCTTGAACGAGTTCTAGTAATTTGGATTGCATTTTAAGAGGGAGTTCTCCTATTTCATCAAGAAATAAGGTACCACCATTGGCGATTTGAACTAATCCTAATTTCCCTTTAGAAGATGCCCCAGTAAAAGAACCTTTTGTATATCCAAAAAGTTCTGATTCAATAAGACTTTCTGGAATAGTAGAACAGTTTATAGTAACGAAAGGTCCATGGTTTCGAGGACTTTTTTCATGTATTATTTTTGCTAAGCTAGATTTACCAGTGCCAGATTTTCCAAGGATTAATATATTTATATTTTTGGAAGCGAATCTTTCAAGTGTAGTATATATTGAACGCATTTGAGGGCTCTTAAATTCAATAGATTTTGTATTTAAGGTTTTATTATTTTGTTGTTTTGTTTGCGAGATTTTTATTTTAGGAATATTATCTCTGAGAACGTTATCATTTGTTATATCTCTACAGTTTTCCATTATATATATAATTTCACCATTTTCATCTAAAATAGGGGTTGAAGTATTTAAAATGGTTCGTCCAACTTTAGTTTTTTGTTCATATGTAATGGGTTTTTTTGTTTCCATAACTACATCAATTAAAATTTTATCTACATATCCATTGTCGCAAACATAGCTAACATGTTTTCCGATAATCTCATTTTTAGGGATACCGTAATGTTTTTCAAATGCATTATTGCAAAAAATAGCTATTCCGTTTTTGTCTGTTACAAAAATTTCATCAAAAGAATTTCTTATGATAGTATCGAAAAAATTTTTGGAATTGTTTTCAGTTATAATATATAGATTTTTATCATTAAAACTGCTCAGTTTAATTTTATAATTTTTTAATATACTATCAAAATCATGAATATTCATACTAATAATATTATTTTTTTTCAGCAAACTTTTAGCAAAATCATTACAATCCATTATAGTGCCTTTCTTATCCGTCAAAATAATATTTGAGACTAATAGATCAAAGTTATTCATTGAAATCACTCCTTGATAAAGTATAAAATTTACATAAAATAAATTAATTTACAATGATAAGGTATAAGAATTATAAATTGTAAGAAGTATATTAAATATACGTCAATACATACTATATTGTTTTATAAATAAAATATTTAAAGTGCATATTAGCTATAAATTTATAATTAAGGTATTAAAAAGATTACATATTAAGAATATTTAGAGATTAGTTTAAAAATATATTAAATGAAACTAGTATAAGTTATTAAAAACTTATGAAATTAAAGATAAGTTATTTTTAACTTGTTTTTAAAATAATTTTAACATATTTAAGGTTAAAAGTCTAAAACAAGATGCAATTACAATATGAAACATAGTGATTTTAGGGGAATTTAAAAAAAATATAAAAAAATATTAATAATAATATATTTGGCATGATAGTTGCTATATAAATAAGCAAGTAAATCACATTACATGAATTCACATAATTGTTCTTTTATGATAAAAGTAGGAGGGGTCCATGTGAAAAAGTTTGATTTAGTGATAAAGGATGGCATTATAGTAACTTCGTCAGATGTATTTAAAGGTGATATTGGTATAGTAAATGGAAAAATTGATGATATCGGAGAAGGCTTAGAAGAGTTCACAGAAAATGTTATCAATGCAGAAGGTAAGTATATTTTTCCAGGAGGAATTGACGCACACACTCATTTAGATATGCCTTTTGGAGGAACATTTTCTAGCGATGATTTTGAAAGTGGCACAAAGGCAGCAGCAATTGGGGGAACTACAACAGTAATAGATTTTGCAGTTCAACCACAAGGAAAAACTCTTCATGATGCAATACAAATGTGGAGAGAAAAAGCTGATAATAAAGCTTGCATAGATTATGGATTACATTTAGCTATAAGTCAAATGAATGATAAAACTCGTGAAGAAATTCCAGAGGTTATAAAGGAAGGATATTCTAGCTTTAAAGTATTTATGACATATGACAATATGATGGTAGACGATATGGCATTTATGGAAATATTAAATTTGGCAAGAGATAATAAAGGGCTCATAGGGGTTCATGCTGAAAATCATTATGTTATAAAGTATCTTACTGATAAACTTCTTTCAGAGGGAAAGATAGAGCCTAAATATCATGCAGAGTCAAGACCAGCTAATTGTGAAGCAGAAGCAGTAAATCGTGCAATAAAATTAGCTGAAATGACCAAAAGTCCTCTTTATGTTGTCCATAACAGCTGTAAAGAAGGCGTATCTGAGATTAAGAATGCTAGAGAAAGAGGAATACCAATAATGGGTGAAACATGTCCGCAGTATTTACTTCTTTCTGAATCAAACTATGAAGAAGCTGGATTTGAAGGTTCAAAATATGTAATGTCACCTCCGCTTAGGGAAAAAGAAAATTGGGATTACTTGTGGAAAGCAATAAAGGATGGAGTACTTCAAACAGTAGCAACAGATCATTGTCCGTTCTTTATGGAACAAAAACGCATGGGTGTAAACGATTTTACTAAAATTCCTAATGGAGCACCAGGTATAGAACTTAGAATGGCGCTTATGTATAGTTTTGGAGTAGCAGAAAATCGTATATCTATTGAGAAATTTGTTGAGGTTACTTCTACTAATGTTGCAAAGATATTTGGTATGTATCCAAAGAAAGGAACAATAGTAGTTGGCAGTGATGCTGATTTAGTGATGTTTGATCCTAATAAAAAAGTTAAGATAACAAAAGAGTTACTTCATGAAAATGTTGATTATACTCCTTATGAAGGATTCGAAATTAAAGGATATCCAGTTATGACATTGTCTAGAGGTGAAATTATAGCAAAAGATGGACAATATATAGGAAAAGAAGCTAGAGGAAGATTTATTAAAAGAGGTGCTCCTAAAATATTATAATTTCAAAAGGGTGAATCGATATGAGTTATATAATGGCTCTTAGTATACCAACCGCTGTTTTGTGTGGAGTATGGTCACTTATAACACCTTCATTAGGGTTAATTGGATGGGCAGGTTTTGCTGGATGTACAACCTATTTTGCATCAGGAAGTCATGGCATTGAAGGAGCTAAAACAACATTATTTACTAATTTATCAGGGGTTTTCTGGGCAATGATGATAATAATACTTAGTAATAAGTTTCATTTTTTAGGCTCAGCTGCAGTATTCACTGGTATTATAACTTTTATTATGTGTATACAAAGTAAGATTAAATATTTTAGTTTTATACCAGGAACATTTTTAGGATGTTTTTCAACCTTTGCGGGAAATGGAAATTGGAAAATGGTAGCGTTATCTTTATTACTTGGAGCATTTTTAGGAATTGCATGTGAATGGAGTGGAAATATAACATATAGTAAATTTGGAGCAGATAAAGAAGATAGTTAAAAAATCATTTGTATGATTTATTATTTATAAATAATAAATAAAATTTAGGTAAATTATATTTAAAAATTGGGTAATTTTAATTTAAGAGGGGAGAAATGAGTATGTCTAATTATGTTAACAGATTAAAGGAATTAGGAGAAAAATATCATGATGATGTAATAGCATTTTCTCAAAGGCTTATCCAAACACCTAGTATTTCGGAGACAGAAAAAGGGGTAGCAGATCTTATCTTAGCAAAACTTAAGGAACTTAATTTTGATGAAGTTTATAGAGATAAAATCGGAAATGTTATAGGTATTGTAAAAGGAACTGAAGATGGTCCTACTATAATGTATAACGGTCATATGGACCATGTTGATCCAGGTGATGTGGAAAATTGGCAAGGTTATGATCCATATGGTGGTGAAGTAGATGTATGTGAAGTAGATAATCAAGATAAAACTGCTAAAGATATGGTTGAATGTATTCATGGTCGTGCAGCATCTGATGTTAAATGTGGACTTGCAGCACAAATATATTCAGGTGGAATATTAGCTCAAATGAAAAAAGAAGGATTTGAATTTAAAGGAAATTATATGTTTGCAGGGGTTGTTGAAGAAGAACCAGCAGAGGCTATTGGAATGACATATCTTATAGATAATACATTTCCTGAAAAAGGATACACATATGATGCTATGGTATCTTGCGAGGCAACTTCACTTAAAATTTATTGTGGACATCGTGGAAGGACGGAAATGCTTGCAACAGTATTTGGAAGAACTTCTCATGGTAGTGCACCTTGGCTGGGAATAAATGCTATATATAAAGCAATGCCGTTAATTAATAAATTAAAAGATGAACTTTATCCTT containing:
- a CDS encoding radical SAM protein, which encodes MERYNIIKNKNQREIVLLKSRPCFWGKCSFCDYIDDNSLNESDMNALNSDILKNVTGIYKTLEVINSASCFDLPSETLNKIKETTISKDIKKLFFESHWIYRHKLKDMRKFFDNTSIIFKIGIETFDNNFRNKILNKNAVFDDYKDVQKYFDSVCIMVGIKGQTKDMIKKDIDILLNHFSYGTVNIFTENSTDVKRDTELISWFKEEYKFLDTVEKIEVLYENTDFGVGD
- a CDS encoding sigma 54-interacting transcriptional regulator gives rise to the protein MNKELLKCILKETPDTEVDYILKIINNFVSYNEIINFNDIVTKNQNMKKIIQYAKKASNTDCNILLQGNSGTGKEIFAKAIHNYSTRAQGPFIVVNCKNIPSEFVREQLGGYEEQTFTDDEICKYPGMFQLADKGTIFLNDIQYLSLGAQQELLKILEENEIKISQNNKSSANIRIICSSDNGLIEKVNNKDFRADLYYKLNVINIKLIDLNERIEDIPLLAKYFLEKLNNKNLNGYKVIDDEALEEFKNYKFLDNVRELKNLIEKLYYLCDENNITKKFFFEIIGYKPIEHENDEKDCKNNVELKDIIPMKILEKQNIEDALNYCKGNVEKASKILGLSRATIYRKINKYGINLYRDR
- a CDS encoding sigma-54 interaction domain-containing protein; the protein is MNNFDLLVSNIILTDKKGTIMDCNDFAKSLLKKNNIISMNIHDFDSILKNYKIKLSSFNDKNLYIITENNSKNFFDTIIRNSFDEIFVTDKNGIAIFCNNAFEKHYGIPKNEIIGKHVSYVCDNGYVDKILIDVVMETKKPITYEQKTKVGRTILNTSTPILDENGEIIYIMENCRDITNDNVLRDNIPKIKISQTKQQNNKTLNTKSIEFKSPQMRSIYTTLERFASKNINILILGKSGTGKSSLAKIIHEKSPRNHGPFVTINCSTIPESLIESELFGYTKGSFTGASSKGKLGLVQIANGGTLFLDEIGELPLKMQSKLLELVQEKTYLPLGGIKPKYVDTRIIAATNQNISKLISENKFREDLYYRLAVATISIPPLNQRTDDVYTLINYYLHYFNNKHQCNIKISKEAMNILLDYSWPGNIRELEHMIEFLIINSINSNITLEDLPPTILENCKITRITQEKTCNKFSYKKKLEISQQKIIQEAYSIYNSSYKLAKALQVSQTTANRLINKYCK
- the hydA gene encoding dihydropyrimidinase, producing MIKVGGVHVKKFDLVIKDGIIVTSSDVFKGDIGIVNGKIDDIGEGLEEFTENVINAEGKYIFPGGIDAHTHLDMPFGGTFSSDDFESGTKAAAIGGTTTVIDFAVQPQGKTLHDAIQMWREKADNKACIDYGLHLAISQMNDKTREEIPEVIKEGYSSFKVFMTYDNMMVDDMAFMEILNLARDNKGLIGVHAENHYVIKYLTDKLLSEGKIEPKYHAESRPANCEAEAVNRAIKLAEMTKSPLYVVHNSCKEGVSEIKNARERGIPIMGETCPQYLLLSESNYEEAGFEGSKYVMSPPLREKENWDYLWKAIKDGVLQTVATDHCPFFMEQKRMGVNDFTKIPNGAPGIELRMALMYSFGVAENRISIEKFVEVTSTNVAKIFGMYPKKGTIVVGSDADLVMFDPNKKVKITKELLHENVDYTPYEGFEIKGYPVMTLSRGEIIAKDGQYIGKEARGRFIKRGAPKIL
- a CDS encoding DUF1097 domain-containing protein → MSYIMALSIPTAVLCGVWSLITPSLGLIGWAGFAGCTTYFASGSHGIEGAKTTLFTNLSGVFWAMMIIILSNKFHFLGSAAVFTGIITFIMCIQSKIKYFSFIPGTFLGCFSTFAGNGNWKMVALSLLLGAFLGIACEWSGNITYSKFGADKEDS
- a CDS encoding M20/M25/M40 family metallo-hydrolase — translated: MSNYVNRLKELGEKYHDDVIAFSQRLIQTPSISETEKGVADLILAKLKELNFDEVYRDKIGNVIGIVKGTEDGPTIMYNGHMDHVDPGDVENWQGYDPYGGEVDVCEVDNQDKTAKDMVECIHGRAASDVKCGLAAQIYSGGILAQMKKEGFEFKGNYMFAGVVEEEPAEAIGMTYLIDNTFPEKGYTYDAMVSCEATSLKIYCGHRGRTEMLATVFGRTSHGSAPWLGINAIYKAMPLINKLKDELYPSLPSDDKLGKSSIALTIIECLPGALSIVPDKCMLSIDRRTIPGENAEIALKQVQDIIDKLEKEDPEFKAKVEVKYGDHVSYTGVENHVAKDMTAWKIAEDNPFVKAATKGLEDVGQEVKYGYWDFATDSSKTAGIDKKPTIGYSPMQEQFAHTPYDKCRIDFIDKAVIGNVSIFLNVVNCDEEAYKALVW